One region of Vigna angularis cultivar LongXiaoDou No.4 chromosome 10, ASM1680809v1, whole genome shotgun sequence genomic DNA includes:
- the LOC108334595 gene encoding pentatricopeptide repeat-containing protein At2g06000, with protein sequence MTFSLVTAFRASHYRTLTQVRLSEKGLIITTTDSWFVKIVSTLFLCSTSFDDKLLDYFRKHLTPSHVLEIIKRLNDPNLGFKFYQFTREKLCMSHSFWTYNMLLRSLCQANLHSSAKLLYDSMRSDGQLPDFRLLGFLVSSFALADRFDVSKELLAEALCNGNQVNVIVNNFLDILIEHNKLDDAICLFRELMRTHSSLETFTFNILMRGLCIAGEVDEAFKLLSDMKSFGCFPDIVTYNTLLHGLCRIDQVHRACGLLKEVCLKCEFTPNVVSYTTVISGYCRLSNMKEASSLFDEMIRSGIKPNVFTFTSLIDGFVKEGDMVSALSIHKKMLLHDCPPNVVTLTSLINGYCRIGWVNHGLDLLHEMKARHVSANLYTFSVLISALCKSNRLQEAHNLLRLLKQSDIVPQSFVYNPVIDGYCKSGNIDEANAIVAEMEEKCKPDKFTFTILIIGHCMKGRTLEAIGIFYKMLDAGCTPDDITIRTLSSCLLKAGMPCEASHLKETIFEKQTALLKKSYHESINSDKSIHVH encoded by the coding sequence ATGACTTTCTCGCTTGTCACCGCTTTTCGAGCCTCCCATTATCGTACTCTTACTCAGGTACGACTCTCTGAGAAAGGATTAATCATAACAACAACTGATTCTTGGTTTGTCAAGATAGTTTCTACCCTCTTTCTATGCTCAACTTCTTTTGATGATAAACTTTTGGATTATTTTCGTAAGCATTTAACTCCTTCTCATGTCTTAGAGATTATTAAAAGGCTTAACGATCCCAACTTAGGTTTCAAGTTCTATCAGTTCACTAGGGAAAAGTTGTGCATGTCTCATTCGTTTTGGACTTACAATATGCTTTTGAGGTCCCTTTGTCAAGCAAATCTCCACAGTTCAGCAAAACTGTTATATGATTCCATGAGGTCTGATGGGCAATTGCCTGATTTTAGGCTTTTGGGATTTTTGGTTTCCTCTTTTGCACTGGCTGACAGGTTTGATGTTTCAAAGGAATTACTTGCTGAAGCTCTGTGCAATGGGAATCAAGTAAATGTGATTGTTAATAACTTTTTGGACATATTGATAGAACACAATAAGTTAGATGATGCGATTTGTTTATTTAGAGAGCTTATGAGAACACATTCTTCTCTAGAAACCTTCACCTTCAACATTTTAATGCGCGGTTTATGCATAGCTGGAGAAGTTGACGAAGCTTTTAAGCTTCTCAGTGATATGAAAAGTTTTGGTTGTTTCCCTGATATAGTTACATATAACACTCTATTACACGGCTTATGTAGAATAGATCAAGTTCATAGAGCATGCGGTTTACTGAAAGAAGTTTGTCTAAAATGTGAGTTTACCCCTAATGTTGTTAGTTATACGACAGTGATATCAGGTTATTGCAGATTGAGTAACATGAAAGAGGCCTCCTCTCTTTTTGATGAAATGATTAGATCCGGAATAAAGCCTAATGTCTTTACCTTTACTTCTCTCATTGATGGCTTTGTTAAGGAAGGTGACATGGTTTCTGCACTAAGTATCCACAAGAAAATGCTTTTACATGACTGTCCTCCCAATGTTGTTACTTTAACATCGTTAATTAATGGCTATTGCCGAATTGGATGGGTTAATCATGGCTTGGACTTGTTACATGAAATGAAAGCACGACATGTTTCTGCAAATTTGTATACTTTCTCGGTTCTTATTAGTGCTCTTTGCAAGAGCAATAGACTGCAAGAAGCACATAATCTTTTGAGATTATTGAAACAGAGTGACATTGTTCCACAGTCGTTTGTCTACAATCCTGTCATTGATGGATATTGCAAATCTGGGAACATTGATGAGGCTAATGCAATTGTGGCAGAGATGGAAGAGAAGTGCAAGCCTGATAAGTTCACATTTACCATTCTTATTATTGGGCATTGTATGAAAGGAAGAACACTTGAAGCAATTGGCATCTTCTACAAGATGCTGGATGCTGGTTGTACTCCAGATGACATCACAATTAGAACATTAAGTTCCTGTCTGTTGAAGGCTGGGATGCCTTGCGAGGCTTCCCACCTTAAGGAAACTATATTTGAGAAGCAGACCGCATTATTGAAAAAATCTTATCATGAAAGTATAAATTCAGATAAGTCAATTCATGTTCATTAA
- the LOC108334560 gene encoding elongation of fatty acids protein 3-like, which produces MYTSPSGGTLGKPTAVMRALNFYLSEHPVIVSFRWSHALWGSTWSFLFYSISLYVVLSIFLHLILVVLLRRGQRVPLGPLPALHSLSMSLMSATIFAGLLLSATSEIRETRWLWRRSKTPLEWLLCFPLGTRPSGRVFFWSYVFYLSRYVHMLSTVSVVLQRRKLVFFKLFYHAISTFMSFLWLEFSQSFQVLAILFTTLAFFVIYGYRFWTSVAATGARLPLVLNCQILLLGCNLVCHVGVLLLHFFTGGCNGIGAWVLNSVLNGAILMLFMRVYLGRKRKPNKNMGDYECDENKIARSCSVFCAGKEADSNKLKSS; this is translated from the coding sequence ATGTACACGTCACCGTCCGGCGGTACCCTCGGTAAGCCCACGGCGGTGATGCGGgctcttaacttctacctctcGGAGCACCCCGTTATCGTGAGTTTCCGATGGAGTCACGCTCTATGGGGCTCAACCTGGtccttcctcttctactctatCTCGCTCTACGTCGttctttccatttttctccacctaaTATTAGTGGTTCTTCTTCGCCGGGGCCAACGCGTTCCACTTGGGCCGTTACCGGCGCTTCATAGCCTCTCAATGTCCCTCATGTCAGCAACCATCTTCGCCGGCCTTCTGCTCTCGGCCACGTCGGAGATCAGAGAGACGCGGTGGCTCTGGCGGCGTTCCAAGACCCCTCTCGAGTGGCTACTCTGTTTCCCCCTCGGGACGCGCCCCTCCGGCCGCGTTTTCTTCTGGTCCTACGTTTTCTACCTGTCGCGTTACGTGCACATGTTGAGCACCGTTTCGGTCGTTCTACAACGCCGTAAGCTGGTTTTCTTCAAGCTGTTTTATCACGCGATTTCCACGTTCATGTCGTTCCTGTGGTTGGAGTTCTCGCAGTCGTTTCAAGTTCTCGCGATCCTTTTCACCACGCTGGCGTTTTTCGTCATTTACGGGTACCGGTTCTGGACCTCCGTGGCGGCGACGGGCGCACGTTTGCCGCTGGTGCTGAACTGCCAGATTTTGCTGCTTGGGTGCAACTTGGTGTGCCACGTTGGGGTGCTTTTGCTGCATTTCTTCACAGGGGGGTGTAACGGGATTGGCGCGTGGGTCTTGAATTCTGTGCTGAACGGTGCTATTCTGATGCTGTTTATGAGAGTGTATTTAGGAAGGAAGAGGAAACCTAATAAGAATATGGGTGATTACGAATGTGATGAGAATAAAATCGCTCGTTCCTGCTCTGTTTTTTGCGCTGGAAAGGAAGCAGATAGCAATAAATTGAAGTCCAGTTAA
- the LOC108334559 gene encoding UPF0496 protein At2g18630, whose amino-acid sequence MMGGQSSKIPSSSDVPTPIKMGSHSLYADDLSSYEAACVEDPNLQSLDATIQERTNKVISSLASGIEVRSISIESLGEVTGSLLDMNRDVAKVILECKQDILNKKDKELFSLVGEFFENSLQTLKFCNNLDKCLNRARERHVIVKSAITYFEEEVQNGVEGSTYLKTLQELKGFKEAGDPFTEEFYSLFQSVYEKQASMLKKLQIRKQKLDKKLKSLKTLKRVSNAIFVAAFVSVLIFSVVAAAIAAPPVVTALAGALAVPVGSVGKWCDSLFKRYETALKSQRDLISSMHAGSYITLVDLDNIRVHIDQLEIKIESMLQSADFALKNEEGVRFAIDEIKKNIDTFAETIEALSKQADECSRQIRRARSVIVKKFINYSG is encoded by the coding sequence ATGATGGGAGGTCAATCAAGTAAGATACCTAGTAGTAGTGATGTTCCAACGCCCATAAAAATGGGTAGTCATTCTCTCTATGCGGATGATTTAAGTTCTTATGAAGCGGCATGTGTTGAAGATCCAAACTTGCAATCCCTTGATGCTACCATTCAGGAGCGCACCAACAAGGTGATCTCCTCTCTTGCTAGTGGGATTGAGGTTCGTTCCATATCCATCGAGTCACTGGGGGAAGTGACTGGTAGTTTGCTTGATATGAATCGGGATGTTGCCAAAGTTATTCTAGAATGCAAGCAAGATATATTGAATAAGAAGGACAAGGAGTTGTTCTCCTTGGTGGGGGAATTCTTTGAAAATAGCCTCCAGACATTGAAATTCTGCAATAATCTTGACAAATGCTTGAATCGAGCACGCGAAAGGCATGTTATAGTTAAATCTGCAATTACCTATTTTGAGGAAGAGGTGCAAAATGGGGTTGAAGGGTCTACTTATTTGAAGACATTGCAAGAGCTTAAGGGTTTCAAGGAAGCTGGGGACCCTTTCACTGAAGAGTTTTATTCCTTGTTTCAATCAGTTTATGAAAAGCAAGCGTCAATGCTGAAGAAACTGCAGATCAGAAAGCAAAAGCTTGATAAGAAATTGAAGTCCCTCAAGACACTGAAGAGGGTCTCAAATGCTATTTTCGTTGCTGCCTTCGTGTCTGTATTGATTTTCTCAGTGGTGGCAGCTGCAATTGCTGCACCACCTGTTGTAACTGCTTTGGCTGGTGCTCTGGCTGTTCCGGTAGGCTCAGTGGGGAAATGGTGTGACTCACTTTTTAAGCGATATGAGACAGCTCTGAAGAGCCAAAGAGATTTAATCAGTTCTATGCACGCTGGTAGTTACATTACATTGGTGGACTTGGACAACATTCGGGTGCACATTGACCAATTGGAAATAAAGATTGAATCCATGTTGCAGAGTGCTGATTTTGCTCTGAAAAATGAGGAAGGTGTTAGGTTTGCGATTGATGAGATTAAGAAGAATATAGACACTTTTGCAGAGACTATTGAGGCTTTGAGTAAGCAAGCTGACGAATGTAGTCGCCAGATAAGGAGAGCAAGGTCAGTGATTGTGAAAAAGTTTATTAATTACTCTGGTTGA